Proteins encoded in a region of the Pyxidicoccus trucidator genome:
- a CDS encoding MSCRAMM family protein yields MRRWMWGMAIVGVLALITWALPLGDWSDGTSSPVRALRDTGTPRASRDTRPTASQHSGAGLHIRGTVVDGQGLPVAGVRVSASWPEPGQTLSELPCPEGSLKPSEDPRDPSTHGRTLPECPKEAGELIMELVGAREGEAPIHAETTTGADGAFVLEALPEGPMALWALDARGAGMRSGIPAGSAGVELVLDRGMKVGGTAMGEGAPVADVRVTVLDLSHPRFFDATSGPDGRFELGPLPEGGTYYGLVAKEGWLPQLLPLHAIHLGMTLHRPSRLAGRVLADGVPVPGAEVRMAPDGHIPSDGARGLTTDAAGRFTWTLPPGEYTLSAAHEGRYALARVTVGTASPEVALELGSALHVEGTVTDEAGRPVAGATVDVGQREGSTTSLRAVTDEKGHYGVGPVEPGTWGFTVEAPGYVDLPRARERTLGPTTGPVDLTLKRAASITGRVTDTEGRPLPGIQLAFGHPLPHEREDGISYSISPERTWTDAEGRFVLDAAKPGNYLLEAPDAPFLKASLLVRAPSRDVHLTLEPGASVEGTVVDANGLLLEGFFVDLQDPEGGEVLSLRRGQRTDTKGHFLLRGVPPGRYVLLATREQPSATRRVWRVVELSAGARMQVELRLEPERTLSGIVVDEAGQPVAGAIVRARPPQRGGPVWKRDGFRSYHGPPPGLPTGESGRFLLHGLTEATYDVSAGKAGLTLSPGRSTGGAAGEDDMLRVGADTAEVRLVLTRDAHVVGRLVGPDGAPIPSFQVNSFRINDEGGAFAYPIDSLPSGELVFEAEGVAVRVLRLEPHEGDGDLDLGVVRMSRGRALRGRVVDAETGQPLSEASLELFARANETSPGVYLQSIEEDGTFEMPQVDLEAFQVTATAEGYRRQRLTPGPGQEELTVRMDPGARVEVTVKDLQGQPLAATVEFHGQDDTVLSGRANAGQLVQRGLEPGPYTVRLSDEDDEDSLRPLFQPQRVVVPASGRLPITFQATESGATVKLRVAGGTGSYVMLFPGSVPAPARRDDVERLHVQSFTAEQRRDEATFRHVPPGRATVFFLHPDGDTRFHREELDIPTGGTLSRELSPVWRSFAADSD; encoded by the coding sequence ATGCGTCGTTGGATGTGGGGGATGGCCATCGTCGGCGTGCTCGCACTCATCACCTGGGCGCTGCCGCTCGGGGACTGGAGCGACGGGACGTCCTCCCCGGTGCGGGCACTCCGTGACACCGGGACGCCTCGCGCGTCACGCGACACCCGCCCCACCGCTTCGCAGCACTCCGGCGCGGGGCTGCACATCCGCGGCACCGTGGTGGACGGCCAGGGCCTTCCCGTGGCCGGGGTCCGCGTCTCCGCCTCGTGGCCCGAGCCCGGACAGACTTTGTCCGAGCTGCCCTGCCCCGAGGGCTCGCTGAAGCCCTCCGAGGACCCGAGGGACCCGAGCACCCACGGCCGGACGCTTCCCGAGTGCCCGAAAGAAGCGGGCGAGCTCATCATGGAGCTCGTCGGCGCGCGCGAGGGCGAGGCCCCCATCCACGCCGAGACGACCACCGGCGCGGACGGCGCCTTCGTCCTCGAAGCCCTGCCCGAGGGGCCGATGGCGCTCTGGGCGCTCGACGCGCGCGGCGCGGGAATGCGGTCCGGCATCCCCGCCGGCTCCGCGGGCGTGGAGCTGGTGCTGGACAGGGGCATGAAGGTGGGTGGCACCGCCATGGGAGAGGGCGCTCCCGTCGCGGACGTGCGGGTGACGGTGCTGGACTTGAGCCATCCCCGCTTCTTCGACGCGACCAGCGGCCCGGATGGCCGCTTCGAGCTGGGCCCCCTGCCGGAAGGCGGGACGTACTACGGACTCGTCGCGAAGGAGGGCTGGCTCCCGCAACTCCTCCCACTCCATGCGATTCACCTGGGGATGACGCTCCACCGCCCGAGCCGCCTCGCCGGCCGCGTGCTGGCCGACGGCGTCCCGGTGCCGGGCGCCGAGGTGCGCATGGCTCCCGACGGGCACATTCCCAGCGACGGCGCGCGCGGCCTCACCACGGACGCGGCGGGACGCTTCACCTGGACGCTCCCCCCGGGCGAGTACACGCTCAGCGCCGCGCACGAAGGACGCTACGCGCTCGCCCGGGTGACGGTTGGCACCGCGTCGCCGGAAGTGGCACTGGAGCTGGGCAGCGCCCTCCACGTCGAGGGCACCGTGACGGACGAGGCGGGGCGGCCCGTGGCCGGCGCCACCGTGGACGTGGGCCAGCGGGAGGGGTCCACCACGAGCCTGCGCGCCGTCACGGACGAGAAGGGACACTACGGTGTGGGCCCCGTGGAGCCCGGCACCTGGGGCTTCACGGTGGAGGCCCCCGGGTACGTGGACCTGCCGCGGGCCAGGGAGCGCACGCTCGGCCCGACCACGGGCCCCGTGGACCTCACGCTCAAGCGCGCGGCCTCCATCACCGGGCGCGTCACCGATACCGAGGGCCGGCCCCTGCCGGGCATCCAGCTCGCCTTCGGGCACCCCCTCCCCCATGAAAGGGAGGACGGCATCAGTTACTCCATCTCCCCGGAGAGGACCTGGACGGATGCGGAGGGCCGCTTCGTCCTCGACGCGGCGAAGCCCGGGAACTACCTCCTCGAAGCCCCCGACGCGCCCTTCCTCAAAGCCTCTCTCCTCGTCCGCGCGCCCTCGCGGGACGTACACCTCACGTTGGAGCCGGGCGCCTCCGTGGAGGGGACGGTGGTGGACGCGAACGGCCTGTTGCTGGAGGGCTTCTTCGTGGACCTGCAGGACCCGGAGGGCGGAGAGGTGCTGAGCCTGCGGCGAGGTCAGCGCACGGATACGAAGGGACACTTCCTGCTCCGGGGCGTGCCGCCCGGCCGCTACGTGCTGCTGGCCACGCGGGAGCAGCCGAGCGCCACCCGCAGGGTCTGGCGCGTGGTGGAGCTGAGCGCTGGCGCGCGCATGCAGGTCGAGCTGCGCCTGGAGCCGGAGCGCACCCTGTCCGGCATCGTGGTGGATGAAGCGGGCCAGCCCGTGGCAGGTGCAATCGTCCGGGCCCGGCCACCCCAGCGGGGCGGGCCGGTCTGGAAGCGGGACGGCTTCCGCAGCTACCACGGCCCTCCCCCGGGCCTGCCGACGGGTGAGAGCGGGCGCTTCCTCCTGCACGGCCTGACGGAGGCCACCTACGACGTCAGCGCCGGGAAGGCGGGCTTGACCCTCTCCCCCGGACGCTCCACGGGCGGAGCGGCCGGGGAGGACGACATGCTCCGTGTCGGCGCGGACACGGCGGAGGTGCGGCTCGTCCTCACGCGGGACGCGCACGTCGTCGGGCGGCTCGTGGGCCCTGACGGCGCGCCCATCCCCAGCTTCCAGGTGAACTCCTTTCGCATCAACGACGAGGGCGGCGCCTTCGCGTACCCCATCGACAGCCTGCCCTCCGGGGAGCTTGTCTTCGAGGCGGAGGGCGTGGCCGTGCGGGTGCTCCGGCTGGAGCCGCACGAGGGCGATGGGGACCTGGACCTGGGCGTGGTGCGGATGAGCCGGGGCCGCGCGCTCCGGGGCCGGGTGGTGGACGCGGAGACGGGCCAGCCCCTCTCGGAGGCCAGCCTCGAGCTCTTCGCCCGGGCGAATGAGACGTCCCCCGGCGTGTACCTCCAGAGCATTGAGGAGGACGGCACCTTCGAAATGCCCCAGGTGGACCTGGAGGCCTTCCAGGTCACCGCGACGGCCGAGGGCTACCGGAGGCAGCGCCTCACGCCAGGCCCCGGCCAGGAGGAGCTGACCGTCCGCATGGACCCGGGCGCCCGGGTGGAGGTGACGGTGAAGGACCTCCAGGGCCAGCCCCTCGCCGCGACGGTGGAGTTCCACGGGCAGGACGACACCGTGCTGTCGGGCCGCGCCAACGCGGGACAGCTCGTCCAGCGCGGCCTGGAGCCGGGGCCCTACACCGTGCGGCTGTCGGACGAGGACGACGAGGACTCCCTGCGCCCCCTCTTCCAGCCGCAGCGCGTGGTGGTGCCCGCCAGCGGCCGGCTGCCCATCACCTTCCAGGCCACGGAGAGCGGCGCCACGGTGAAGCTGCGCGTGGCGGGCGGCACCGGCTCGTACGTCATGCTGTTCCCCGGCAGCGTGCCCGCGCCCGCGCGCCGCGACGACGTGGAGCGCCTTCACGTCCAGTCCTTCACCGCCGAGCAGCGGAGGGACGAGGCCACCTTCCGTCACGTGCCCCCGGGCCGGGCCACCGTCTTCTTCCTCCACCCTGACGGCGACACGCGCTTCCACCGCGAGGAGCTGGACATCCCCACCGGGGGCACGCTGTCCCGCGAGCTGTCCCCGGTGTGGCGCTCCTTCGCCGCCGATTCGGATTAG
- a CDS encoding MSCRAMM family protein encodes MRTRHWLWGSVVVGALVLVTWALPGGGWRGAPSSKTQAVRNAGTPHASRAAATTSQRPSAGLRISGTVVDTEGVPVAGVRVSASSPEPGQTLSELPCPEGSQEPYEDPRDPSTHGRTLPECVEPARALIMELVGAREGEASIHAETTTGADGAFVLEGLPEGPMALWALDARGAGMRSGIPAGSEGVELVLDKGMTVRGTATGEDAPIADVRVTVLDLRHPRFFDATSGPDGRFELGPLPEGGTYYGLVAKEGWLPQLLPLHAIHLGMTLHRPSRLAGRVLADGVPVPGAEVRMAPDGHIPSDGARGLTTDAAGRFTWTLPPGEYTLSAAHEGRYALARVTVGTASPEVALELGTALHVEGTVSDELGRPVAGATVDAVHREASNTRLRAVTNERGHYGVGPVEPGTWGFTAEAPGHVDLQRAEERTLGPNPRPVDLTLKRAASVTGRVTDTGGRPLPGIELAFGRVYQREDVIEYSFSPEKTWTDAEGRFVLDAEEPGDYLLEAPDAPFLEASFPVRAPSRDVHLTLEPGASVEGTVVDAQGLLLEGFFVELQDPKGEEVLHVRRGVRTDTKGHFLLRGVPPGRYVLLATREQPSATRRVWRVVELSAGARMQVELRMEPERTLSGLVVDEAGQPAAGAIVRARPPQRGGPVWKRDGFRSRHGPPPGLPTGEDGRFILHGLTEATYDVSAGKPGYTLAPERSTGGTAGEGDMLRVGAETAEVRLVLTRDAHVVGRLVGPDGAPIPRFRVSGMPFNDERGAFALPIDSLPSDELLFEAEGVAARVLRWERHAGGGDVDVGVVRMRRGRDLRGRLVDAETGKPLAHANLDLASRASHPELGPLTVYSQGTGEDGTFELSDLDLEAFTVTATAEGYRKQRLTVGPEQEEVTVRMDPGARVEVTVKDLEGRPRTARVEFQGDNDAVLSGLADKGHFVQRGLKPGPYTVRLSAEDSLDRRFPVFHPQRVVVPPSGRLPITFQATAGGATVKLRVAGGTSAVVILFSGSAPPPTRLEDVGSLFAHSLTVEQPEDEATFRQVPPGRATVFVLHPDSPTRVHREELDIPTGGTLSRELSPVWRSFAADSD; translated from the coding sequence ATGCGCACCCGTCATTGGCTTTGGGGGTCCGTCGTCGTCGGGGCGCTCGTGCTCGTCACGTGGGCGCTGCCAGGCGGCGGCTGGCGCGGGGCTCCATCATCCAAGACGCAGGCGGTCCGCAACGCCGGGACACCTCACGCGTCGCGCGCCGCCGCCACCACGTCGCAGCGCCCCAGCGCCGGGCTTCGCATCTCCGGCACCGTGGTGGACACGGAGGGCGTGCCCGTGGCCGGAGTCCGCGTCTCCGCCTCGTCGCCGGAGCCCGGGCAGACGCTGTCCGAGCTGCCCTGCCCCGAGGGCTCGCAGGAACCCTACGAGGACCCGAGGGACCCGAGCACCCACGGCCGGACGCTTCCCGAGTGCGTGGAGCCGGCGCGCGCGCTCATCATGGAGCTCGTCGGCGCGCGCGAGGGCGAGGCCTCCATCCACGCCGAGACGACCACCGGCGCGGACGGCGCCTTCGTCCTCGAAGGTCTGCCCGAGGGGCCGATGGCGCTCTGGGCGCTCGACGCGCGCGGCGCGGGAATGCGGTCCGGCATCCCCGCCGGCTCCGAGGGCGTGGAGCTGGTGCTGGACAAGGGCATGACGGTGCGAGGCACCGCCACGGGAGAGGACGCCCCCATCGCGGACGTGCGGGTGACGGTGCTCGACTTGCGCCACCCCCGCTTCTTCGACGCGACCAGCGGCCCGGATGGCCGCTTCGAGCTGGGCCCCCTGCCGGAAGGCGGGACGTACTACGGGCTCGTCGCGAAGGAGGGCTGGCTCCCGCAACTCCTCCCACTCCATGCGATTCACCTGGGGATGACGCTCCACCGCCCGAGCCGCCTCGCCGGCCGCGTGCTGGCCGACGGCGTCCCGGTGCCGGGCGCCGAGGTGCGCATGGCTCCCGACGGGCACATTCCCAGCGACGGCGCGCGCGGCCTCACCACGGACGCGGCGGGACGCTTCACCTGGACGCTCCCCCCGGGCGAGTACACGCTCAGCGCCGCGCACGAAGGACGCTACGCGCTCGCCCGGGTGACGGTTGGCACCGCGTCGCCGGAAGTGGCACTGGAGCTGGGCACCGCCCTCCACGTCGAGGGCACCGTGTCGGACGAGTTGGGGCGGCCCGTGGCCGGCGCCACCGTGGACGCGGTCCATCGGGAGGCGTCCAACACGCGCCTGCGCGCCGTCACGAACGAGAGGGGACACTACGGTGTGGGCCCCGTGGAGCCCGGCACCTGGGGCTTCACGGCGGAGGCCCCCGGGCACGTGGACCTGCAGCGGGCCGAGGAGCGCACGCTCGGGCCCAACCCGCGGCCCGTGGACCTCACGCTCAAGCGCGCGGCCTCCGTCACCGGGCGCGTCACCGATACCGGGGGCCGGCCCCTGCCGGGCATCGAGCTCGCCTTCGGGCGCGTCTATCAGCGGGAGGACGTCATCGAGTACTCCTTCTCCCCGGAGAAGACCTGGACGGATGCGGAAGGCCGCTTCGTCCTCGACGCGGAGGAGCCCGGGGACTACCTCCTCGAAGCCCCCGACGCCCCCTTCCTCGAAGCGTCCTTTCCCGTCCGCGCGCCCTCGCGGGACGTGCACCTCACGCTGGAGCCGGGCGCCTCCGTGGAGGGGACGGTGGTGGACGCGCAGGGCCTGCTGCTGGAGGGCTTCTTCGTGGAGCTGCAGGACCCGAAGGGCGAGGAGGTGCTGCATGTGCGACGGGGGGTGCGCACCGACACGAAGGGACACTTCCTGCTCCGGGGCGTGCCGCCCGGCCGCTACGTGCTGCTGGCCACGCGGGAGCAGCCGAGCGCCACCCGCAGGGTCTGGCGCGTGGTGGAGCTGAGCGCTGGCGCGCGCATGCAGGTCGAGCTGCGAATGGAGCCGGAGCGCACCCTGTCCGGCCTCGTGGTGGATGAAGCGGGCCAGCCCGCGGCAGGTGCAATCGTCCGGGCCCGGCCACCCCAGCGGGGCGGGCCGGTCTGGAAGCGGGATGGCTTCCGCAGCCGCCATGGCCCCCCCCCGGGCCTGCCGACGGGCGAGGACGGGCGCTTCATCCTGCACGGCCTGACGGAGGCCACCTACGACGTCAGCGCCGGGAAGCCTGGCTACACCCTCGCTCCCGAACGCTCCACGGGCGGAACGGCCGGGGAGGGCGACATGCTCCGCGTCGGCGCGGAAACGGCCGAGGTGCGGCTCGTCCTGACGCGGGATGCCCACGTCGTCGGGCGGCTCGTGGGCCCTGACGGCGCGCCCATCCCCCGCTTCCGGGTGAGCGGCATGCCCTTCAATGACGAGCGCGGCGCCTTCGCGCTGCCAATCGACAGCCTGCCCTCCGATGAGCTGCTCTTCGAGGCCGAGGGCGTGGCCGCGCGGGTGCTCCGGTGGGAGCGTCACGCGGGCGGTGGGGACGTGGACGTGGGCGTGGTGCGGATGCGCCGGGGCCGCGACCTCCGGGGCCGGCTGGTGGACGCGGAGACGGGCAAGCCCCTCGCACATGCCAACCTCGACCTCGCCTCGCGAGCCTCCCATCCCGAGCTGGGGCCCCTCACCGTGTACAGCCAGGGCACGGGGGAGGACGGCACCTTCGAGCTGTCCGACCTGGACCTGGAGGCCTTCACCGTCACCGCGACGGCCGAGGGCTACCGGAAGCAGCGCCTCACGGTGGGACCCGAGCAGGAGGAAGTGACTGTCCGCATGGACCCGGGCGCCCGGGTGGAGGTGACGGTCAAGGACCTCGAGGGCCGCCCCCGCACCGCGAGGGTGGAGTTCCAAGGGGACAACGACGCCGTGCTGTCGGGCCTCGCCGACAAGGGCCACTTCGTCCAGCGCGGACTGAAGCCGGGGCCCTACACGGTGCGGCTGTCGGCCGAGGACTCCCTGGACCGCCGCTTCCCCGTCTTCCATCCCCAGCGCGTGGTGGTGCCACCCAGCGGCCGGCTGCCCATCACCTTCCAGGCCACCGCGGGCGGCGCCACGGTGAAGCTGCGCGTGGCGGGCGGCACCAGCGCGGTCGTCATCCTGTTCTCCGGCAGCGCGCCTCCGCCCACGCGCCTCGAGGACGTGGGGAGCCTCTTCGCCCACTCCCTCACCGTCGAGCAGCCGGAGGACGAGGCCACCTTCCGTCAGGTGCCCCCGGGCCGGGCCACCGTCTTCGTCCTCCACCCCGACAGCCCCACGCGCGTCCACCGCGAGGAGCTGGACATCCCCACCGGAGGCACGCTGTCCCGCGAGCTGTCCCCGGTGTGGCGCTCCTTCGCCGCCGATTCGGATTAG
- a CDS encoding sensor histidine kinase, producing the protein MSRRGTLRTAFRRWTRAQDAVEVLAAAGVGPWLVLTVFVVGLLAIVAWAPGARLFFGIPFGVGLLCAVPMLANGLLFSAVHQRRQRIEPWGWLWLVFGVAAMHFFLAALMALSSLPGAAVVASLFLFTTAFHGRLHRVTPRQPFLAVGTALALLAALPLRESDEHLALFGVIGPAALTAQLYLGTFAVQHDRAREDAERLRAAVHAQLLEQQERDVGRLSQALGEILGYHHDLDNALLSAGGAADMLAVMGVQRGALGRSDYEELVKTLHDSLAQIKEMVTEIRAKGRRYAGTDPEPVELPPVLNAVQASVGLRFPDVDIHVEVEREQPMRALMRGGATTLRRVVENLVLNACEGDGEHGADEVHIRARVDPLSGRLEVTITDDGPGFPAARLTGPAEELFTTKPQGTGLGLYTSECLLRASGGILHRQNAPGGGALLRVLIPREYR; encoded by the coding sequence ATGAGCAGGCGCGGCACCCTTCGCACGGCCTTCCGCCGCTGGACGCGCGCCCAGGACGCGGTCGAGGTCCTCGCCGCCGCGGGCGTGGGCCCCTGGCTGGTGCTCACCGTCTTCGTGGTGGGCCTGCTGGCCATCGTCGCGTGGGCGCCGGGGGCGCGCCTCTTCTTCGGCATCCCCTTCGGCGTCGGGCTGCTGTGCGCGGTGCCCATGCTGGCCAACGGCCTGCTCTTCTCCGCCGTCCACCAGCGCCGCCAGCGAATCGAGCCCTGGGGCTGGCTGTGGCTCGTCTTCGGCGTGGCCGCCATGCACTTCTTCCTGGCCGCCCTCATGGCGCTGTCCTCGCTGCCGGGGGCCGCCGTCGTCGCGTCCCTCTTCCTCTTCACCACCGCCTTCCACGGCCGGCTGCACCGCGTGACGCCGCGCCAGCCCTTCCTCGCCGTGGGCACCGCGCTGGCGCTGCTCGCCGCCCTGCCCCTTCGAGAGAGCGACGAGCACCTCGCCCTCTTCGGCGTCATCGGCCCCGCGGCCCTCACCGCGCAGCTGTACCTGGGCACCTTCGCCGTGCAGCATGACAGGGCCCGCGAGGACGCGGAGCGCCTGCGCGCCGCCGTGCACGCGCAACTGCTGGAGCAGCAGGAGCGCGACGTGGGCCGGCTGTCCCAGGCGCTGGGGGAAATCCTCGGCTACCACCACGATTTGGACAACGCGCTCCTGTCCGCGGGCGGCGCGGCGGACATGCTGGCCGTCATGGGCGTGCAGCGCGGCGCCCTGGGCCGCTCGGACTACGAGGAGCTGGTGAAGACGCTCCACGACAGCCTGGCGCAGATAAAGGAGATGGTGACGGAGATACGCGCCAAGGGCCGGCGCTACGCCGGCACGGACCCGGAGCCCGTGGAGCTGCCCCCGGTGCTGAACGCCGTGCAGGCCAGCGTGGGCCTGCGCTTCCCGGACGTGGACATTCATGTGGAGGTGGAGCGCGAGCAGCCGATGCGCGCCCTCATGCGCGGCGGCGCCACCACCCTGCGCCGGGTGGTGGAGAACCTGGTGCTCAACGCCTGCGAGGGCGACGGAGAGCACGGCGCCGACGAGGTCCACATCCGCGCGCGCGTGGACCCGCTCAGCGGACGGCTGGAGGTCACCATCACCGACGACGGGCCGGGCTTCCCGGCCGCGCGTCTCACCGGCCCCGCCGAGGAGCTGTTCACCACCAAGCCCCAGGGCACGGGGCTGGGCCTCTACACCAGTGAGTGCCTGCTGCGCGCCAGCGGCGGCATCCTGCACCGACAGAACGCGCCCGGCGGCGGCGCCCTGCTTCGCGTGCTCATTCCCCGGGAGTACCGATGA
- a CDS encoding MarR family transcriptional regulator: MKLDKVARKLSSGQLTEEALRMFARDVGHELPHHRLETLKGFRELLARAAIGPSFAWGSGYRAALLDMVASFESAVCARQDRQSAELLLRHRSAWREVLHALRDGPLTQKELAAALGNMDKGQMSRTLSEMRDAALVEVFACAEGDRSRPHQLTPLGKRLLEQHDSSELSERDEALLRFAVTFIGLSVMEGRALTGELDAVCRRAVRPEAARVVPRKAAHFLETEVQRLGVYSRGGDAVPAVAPRASIFLEGLFNRWSSHEEAPPPFWQDILRRLPGPQTPLLVRAARPGHWQRLLVQKPWGAQVPAESRVFSGVDLQHGLFDPPERGFVLVYESLALRTLDLSQGGLLRELERRAVARFCFVMKGEEVDEGYTPLEVESYFERRP, translated from the coding sequence ATGAAGCTCGATAAAGTGGCGCGGAAGCTGTCCAGTGGGCAGCTCACTGAAGAAGCGCTGCGAATGTTCGCGCGGGATGTGGGCCATGAGCTGCCGCATCACCGGTTGGAAACCCTCAAGGGCTTCAGGGAACTCCTGGCCCGCGCCGCGATAGGTCCTTCCTTCGCCTGGGGGAGTGGGTACCGCGCTGCGCTGCTCGATATGGTGGCGTCCTTCGAGTCGGCTGTGTGCGCGAGGCAGGACCGTCAAAGCGCGGAACTCCTCTTGAGACATCGGAGTGCCTGGCGTGAGGTGCTGCATGCGTTGCGAGATGGCCCGCTAACGCAAAAGGAGCTCGCTGCGGCGCTGGGCAATATGGACAAGGGGCAGATGTCCCGCACGCTCAGCGAGATGCGGGATGCGGCGCTGGTGGAGGTCTTTGCCTGTGCCGAGGGTGACAGGAGCCGCCCGCACCAACTCACGCCCCTGGGCAAGCGACTGCTGGAACAGCATGACTCCTCCGAGCTGTCCGAGCGGGACGAGGCCTTGCTGCGGTTTGCCGTCACCTTCATTGGATTGAGTGTGATGGAAGGGCGGGCCCTGACTGGCGAGCTGGACGCGGTCTGCCGTCGCGCCGTGCGGCCCGAGGCAGCGCGTGTCGTTCCCCGCAAGGCAGCGCATTTCCTGGAGACAGAAGTCCAGCGATTGGGTGTCTATAGCCGGGGAGGCGATGCGGTGCCTGCTGTAGCGCCGCGAGCCAGCATCTTCCTGGAGGGACTCTTCAACAGGTGGTCCTCGCATGAAGAGGCGCCCCCACCTTTCTGGCAGGACATTCTACGGCGGTTGCCCGGGCCCCAGACTCCGCTGCTCGTACGTGCCGCGCGGCCGGGACATTGGCAGCGGCTCCTTGTCCAGAAGCCCTGGGGAGCACAGGTTCCCGCGGAGAGCCGTGTCTTCTCGGGCGTAGACCTGCAGCATGGCTTGTTCGACCCGCCAGAGCGTGGGTTCGTGCTCGTCTACGAGAGCCTCGCGCTGCGAACGCTGGATCTCTCACAGGGAGGGCTGCTCAGGGAGCTCGAGCGGCGGGCAGTCGCCCGATTCTGCTTCGTCATGAAAGGGGAAGAGGTGGACGAAGGATACACTCCTCTGGAGGTCGAGAGTTACTTCGAGCGCCGGCCATAG
- a CDS encoding aminotransferase class V-fold PLP-dependent enzyme, whose product MLLPSQRHLFELPDSVTYLNCAYMSPQLRSVRAAGEAALAVKAQPWRLKPDDFFTHSEALRALFARLVGADADGVALVPSVSYGMAVAAANLRAREGQRLVVLADEFPSNVYPWRELSRRTRAQLVTVARPQDGDWTRAVLDEVDERCAVVAVPHCHWTDGSWLDLERVGERARQVGAALAVDGTQSVGALPLDVGKVRPDFLVAAGYKWLMGPYSQGYLYVAPGYREGVPLEQSWILRQGSEDFSRLVDYRDAYQPGARRFDVGERSNFQLVPMAAAALEQLLAWGVEDIQRTLRVLTERIARGATALQLEVAPEAHRVGHLIGLRRRGGYAPTVAQRLAEQDIHVSVRGDNLRVAPHLYNTPEDVDRLLAALAPLL is encoded by the coding sequence ATGCTCCTGCCCAGCCAGCGACACCTCTTCGAGCTTCCCGACAGCGTCACGTACCTCAACTGCGCGTACATGTCCCCGCAGCTCCGCTCGGTGCGGGCGGCGGGCGAGGCGGCGCTGGCGGTGAAGGCGCAACCGTGGCGGCTGAAGCCGGACGACTTCTTCACCCACTCCGAGGCCCTGCGCGCCCTCTTCGCCCGGCTGGTGGGCGCGGACGCGGACGGCGTGGCGCTGGTGCCCTCGGTGAGCTACGGCATGGCGGTGGCGGCGGCGAACCTGCGCGCGCGCGAGGGCCAGCGGCTGGTGGTGCTGGCGGACGAGTTCCCCTCCAACGTCTACCCGTGGCGCGAGCTGTCGCGCCGCACGCGGGCACAGCTCGTCACGGTGGCGCGGCCGCAAGACGGAGACTGGACGCGCGCGGTGCTGGACGAGGTGGACGAGCGCTGCGCGGTGGTGGCGGTGCCGCACTGCCACTGGACGGACGGCTCGTGGTTGGACCTGGAGCGCGTGGGTGAGCGGGCGCGTCAGGTGGGCGCTGCGCTGGCGGTGGACGGCACGCAGTCGGTGGGCGCGCTGCCGCTGGACGTGGGCAAGGTGCGGCCGGACTTCCTGGTGGCGGCCGGGTACAAGTGGCTGATGGGGCCCTACAGCCAGGGCTACCTCTACGTGGCTCCCGGGTACCGCGAGGGCGTGCCGCTGGAGCAGAGCTGGATTCTGCGTCAGGGCAGCGAGGACTTCTCGCGGCTGGTGGACTACCGCGACGCGTACCAGCCCGGCGCCCGGCGCTTCGACGTGGGCGAGCGCAGCAACTTCCAGCTCGTCCCCATGGCCGCGGCGGCGCTGGAGCAATTGCTGGCGTGGGGCGTGGAGGACATCCAGCGCACGCTGCGTGTGCTGACGGAGCGGATTGCCCGGGGCGCCACCGCGTTGCAGCTGGAGGTTGCGCCCGAGGCGCACCGTGTGGGGCACCTCATCGGCCTGCGGCGCCGGGGCGGGTACGCGCCGACGGTGGCCCAGCGCCTGGCCGAGCAGGACATCCACGTCAGCGTGCGAGGGGACAACCTCCGCGTGGCGCCGCACCTCTACAACACCCCTGAGGACGTGGACCGGCTGCTCGCGGCCCTGGCCCCGCTGCTGTAG
- a CDS encoding class I SAM-dependent methyltransferase, which yields MRAEAPKTEVWRDEVAGYYDAKTERILRRYGPGPRVHYHSGLVDAVPPPGSPEDAVRAQLHASQEALLAELARAVGHFPDGGDVLDVGCGLGGGALYWAAEHHARVTAVTNVPSHVELARSFAEAAGLGARVKPLLCDALAVPGRACFDAVVAVESACYLPRADWFRRVRALLKPRGVVAIADCFLGRPEAAGPFDRYWRTRIGSLDEYLSAAHAAGLELEVRDDVSSRVVGFWSLTLELLAHERAAHSGVHPLRALAQAGRGESSREHLRLQQGLMDGGLEYALLVLRRAG from the coding sequence ATGAGGGCTGAAGCCCCGAAGACCGAGGTGTGGCGTGACGAGGTGGCCGGGTACTACGACGCGAAGACGGAGCGGATTCTGCGCCGGTACGGGCCGGGCCCGCGCGTGCACTACCACTCCGGGCTGGTGGACGCGGTGCCGCCCCCGGGCTCTCCCGAGGACGCGGTGCGCGCCCAGCTCCACGCCTCGCAGGAGGCGCTGCTGGCGGAGCTGGCCCGCGCGGTGGGCCACTTCCCGGACGGCGGCGACGTGCTGGACGTGGGCTGCGGCCTGGGCGGCGGCGCGCTGTACTGGGCGGCCGAGCACCACGCCCGGGTGACGGCGGTGACGAACGTGCCCTCGCACGTGGAGCTGGCGCGGAGCTTCGCGGAGGCCGCCGGCCTGGGCGCGCGGGTGAAGCCGCTGTTGTGTGACGCGCTCGCGGTGCCGGGCCGCGCGTGCTTCGACGCGGTGGTGGCGGTGGAGAGCGCGTGCTACCTGCCTCGCGCGGACTGGTTCCGCCGCGTGCGCGCGCTGCTCAAGCCCCGGGGCGTGGTGGCCATCGCCGACTGCTTCCTCGGGCGGCCGGAGGCGGCCGGGCCCTTCGACAGGTACTGGCGCACGCGCATCGGTTCGCTCGACGAGTACCTGTCCGCCGCGCACGCCGCGGGGCTGGAGCTGGAGGTGCGCGACGACGTGTCCTCGCGCGTGGTGGGCTTCTGGTCCCTCACGCTGGAGCTGCTCGCCCATGAGCGCGCGGCCCACAGCGGCGTGCACCCGCTGCGCGCGCTGGCGCAGGCGGGACGGGGCGAGTCCAGCCGCGAGCACCTGCGGCTCCAGCAGGGACTGATGGATGGCGGGCTGGAGTACGCGCTGCTCGTGCTCCGCAGAGCGGGCTGA